The DNA sequence TCAAAAGCTACGACTTCTATGGAAATTCGTCTGGTACCTTCCGCATTGTCTGGTTGTCAGACGGCTTGTCACCACATTAAACCCCCCACATTTTAAGCAGTTAATACAACTAATTTTAAATTGATAGTCTTCATTGTGACGTGATGAACCTAGACCCAaaagttttaattaaacagaAGTAGTAAAACGGCCAGAAATCTTCTGTTTCTTTTGTATTAAAGGAATTCACTCGATGGGTgcgtattttaaaaaaatatcacaaaactaataattattattataactagCCTGCATAATTATTGCACATTGTGCACAGGCCTAAACAAAATTCAATTACTGAAAAACAGTTGGtcaaataatatttaaactCTGGTTTAAGGGAGTTTCTTTAACCTATTCATCGACTACGTTTATTGCTCAGTGAACGATCAGTCGATGTGGCGAAATATTTGCCTTGATCAGCATTTTAGAATCTGATGAGACCAGCACTTGCCCTGGGTGGGGGCCTCACGCGGGCCCTCGCGCCCTTATTACCGTACTCACATAGTACACTACGAATTCTTTTGGAACACCATCCTTGTTTAGATTTTTACGAATGCTCATTTCTGTACTTTGCCCAAATGACATTTAGTGGTAACGATTTTGAATGAACTGGTCAGCcaacaactaaataaataaactgcagtgAATAATGTGCACACGCGATcgtacaaaaacaaattgactCATCTTACTTATtttaacactgcacactttCATTGGTCagatatgcagacacacagaaaaacgGTAAATGGTAATTTAGCCAAATAAGCCTGCCTTAATAATCGAAAACATGAACTATTAATGTACATGGACGTGCACGTGATTTATCAACAATTAATCAAATTAGGTGTTATTAGGTATGTTACTGTGCTACCTCCTGTTTAACgttctttgtaaaaatgtaGGTTGTATAGTGGTACTAACAAACacaattagaaaaatacattgataATCGGACTATTACAAATGACTTATCAACTTTAATATGAGCGAATCAAAAGCTActgctctttaaaaatataaagagaTATGGTTCAGACCTGCAGGTATAAAGATAATATCAGTGACATCAGTCAAGGTGTGGCAAATTCACATGACAACAACTGTGACAACATCTCATGAGAGCATCAAATTACGTCCCCAAATTCTCACGCCTGAccatgtaaatatgtaaactaCAGCAGCCATTGTAAACTATAATCTTAAACCTTTTCTAAATGAGACACCTTGAAACTTGATTTGAGTGATTTAATTTTGTAAACTAATATCACACCAACCCAAGATGCCCAGTTGGAGTGCAAGCATGGCAAATACAGAGAGAATCAGACAGAAACCAAAACTGCAGTTTTGGAACCATCTAATACCTCAAAACAATCATAGTCTGCTCCAGCCTCAAAAAATGATGCACACGCATTCctaataataaaatagtaatCACATCTCATTTGGCTCATAACCAGATGGATTAGGCTGCTTGCtggaatgaataaataaaactaaatttatTAACAAAGTCAAACCTTACCTTATGATGTTCATGAGTGGtgtaacaaaattatattatagaATCatgtaacaaaataataaatatacagcatttaaatatttttaatggatcGGTTCTAGAATGAAATTAGTATTAAATGTTCTTACATATGTGCAtttcttttgggggggaggATAGTATTTATGTCAGGTAATACAACACCACAAAAAGCACTCCTCCCATGTATAATCTCAACAAATAGAGCTAACCAGTTTTCTAAAtagctttttaaatgtatcattcCTCCTTTGTAGAAACAGAGTTGTTCCTATTAACCCccagaatattaaaatatagtGGAACAGGTACATTTGATTTCACATGCATACAGttaatttataataaacacaaataaacacaataataaatagaaGTGTTTTCCGATTTGAGATGCCTAAAACAAAAAGTACAGATTGTATCCACATGTCATCATAATCGACATAGCACAACTAGAAACCTCTCCGCacttttaacattacattacatttatttggctacattacattttatttcacttttatccaaagcgacgtacaataagtgcataccaaaggtaattggaacaactacagaacaccgGTTCGATAAgttacaatactcattttgtacaattATGCATAGCTGTAAACACATGAAGTCCAGTTCACGCAGTTTTTACTCTGACCTAatctaagtcaaactaggaggacTTTTAAGTGGACTGGAAATCACACTGAGAGTCATGAATAGTTCACAGACTCATGAATAGTTGGGAAAAATGTGTGATACAAGTGCTAGATACAGTAAATTATATCACCAGTTTTTACTGTACTATGATGTGTGACTGCTAGTTCAGAAAATCGGCCTTTTTATATTCATGACGATGTCTGTTTCATGACGAATCTTGTTATGTGTACAAATATCATGACAGTAATCTTTTACTCTCAGTACtcgcaaaagaaaaaaaattgaaaattttaGAAAAAGTCCCCTCTACAGTAAAGTTTTGGTGCAACTTTCAAAATAGCCACCATGAGATTGAATGCTGAGTATGATGTGtcgataagggggggggggggggggggggatctggaaaacaaaatgttatatataatacatagagcaaaatgcaataaaaatgtataagaGTGATATGTACAACCTTTCTCAGACAAACACAGATCACATCTAGGATATAAGTCAACTGCTACAATCTCTTCAGCTGACACTATTTTGTCAATTTTGTCTTTCTTTGGGGTCAATGAGCTGCCAGTACCACGTTTTCACATTACTATAGAGTTCAGGATGAGGCAGTCAGTCCCTGATAGTCCCATAAGGATGAGATAAGGGTGACTATTCCCAAACCCCAGAACCCCCTGACTTTCCCCTTTGCCTTCAGCTGTCAGGGCCATTTTGTGCAGCTCAGCACATACCTGCTGCACAGCGGAGTGGGTAGGttggagagagagtgggagataaagaaaaattagcagagctagagagagggacagaggaaaaATGTGAGTATGATCTGGAAATGGAAAGAGGGGGTAACAGAAGGATGAAGAGTGGGGGAAGAAAATAGACAGAGAGAAATTACATAGACATCGCACATTTACATGAACTAATGTAAATGTGTTGGGTTAATCTTTGCATTCGTcaataagagcttctgctagtATATGTATTTGACCTTGACAAATAGcataattttactctgataCAATGATGTAAAGTAAGCACGGGTGCAATAACTTAACACAGAGATAACTATTTAAGTTATTAAATTAGACACTGGCCTCTAATGATAATCATTTTGAATGGAATGAGgggaaaagggttttttaacAGAGGCTTGCAATTTATTTCAACACTGACAAAATAGTTTAACACAATACCACCATTTAACAACTCAATTAGAATAAGCAAAGAtgtgtgatgttctgtgcaaggacccaaacgcagaccagggaaatccaaaaaatgttgtctttattcagtccaaagttcaaagccaggtaatcagagatagGACGGTAcaaaatcgagtttccaaaagaatagtggtaaacgggcaaaaaatcaaaaaccaggagatcagataggcgaaggtacaaaggaacaggcaaaagagaagccagaacaaagcgaaggtcaaaccagaaagcaatcaaacaaaaggggcaggcaaactcgaagtcgtacgGAAAAGGCgtctcaggaatctcgataaacaaaggcttacaaaacatcggcacagtgaatacaatcaacgttctgacagggagctggtggaaaagactgacatttatacactggggaaggtaacaatcaaggaggggttacgtgagtgagggcggagtaacaaacaacatccaggtgaagaacattaggataactaattaaatgacaggggactgacaaaacgcggactggaatcacatagacaacaatgataacagacggcctgggtttagcaggtaaaacacgtgcagagagagagagaggtgcagatagagcaagagacaggtgcaggcaattgcagaactcagcgttagggcagactagaaagaaaaggggcggagctacagcgcagcatggaaaaggggagaatggttaatgtattagtatagtgatttaaactatcaaaaacccaaaactagtgtttgttaatccattagtaatattaacatgttagtatattaatgaggttagtactttacaatctataagttagtaaggattagtagaaattagtaaaactagatataagcaggaagtaagtaaaacgagactggaaagaaggggggaaaccacgaaaacccggaaccacccgaatagtgaaatcacacaaatacaggggagtgaagcagctcagggaacacagacacagagacggcactggggagacaagtgaccgggagaatgaaaatactgggacggaggatgtgaaaaataataaacttacagaaacacaaaacaaacactaacagcaaacagtataccaatacagactacaacaagaTGTGATTTAACAGACACCATAACTTGATTACTCACAAAGGTAATTGTCACTGAACATTTCATCTTATACAGCTTGTACAGTGGGGGTGCACAGATGGTCTGTCTGTGGTCTTCTCCTGGCACCTTACCTCTGAAACTCACCTCTGTTACTCCCATTCCACTTAGAGTAAAATCTTTTCATTCTTATACAAACCACAGCATGTCTGTCCTATGTGGTTTTTACTATTACATCATACTCATCAGTGCCCAAGCTGTctgtcttcttttaaaaaaataaatggatggaCCAGAACTGTGTCAAAAATCACCATGGGTCAaccatttttttacagtattaatAGGAGAGGCGACAGCTTTGTGTTtctcagaattatttttacataaaaaccatctccctctttctcccaccACCTTCGTCCACCATGTTTATGCTGACCTGCACTTTCTCCCCAGGCTGGAAATCGTGAAGGATGGGTGACTGGAGCTTTCTGGGGCGGCTGTTGGAGAATGCTCAAGAACACTCGACGGTGATCGGCAAGGTGTGGCTGACGGTCCTCTTCATCTTCAGGATCCTGATCCTGGGGGCGGCGGCTGAGGATGTGTGGGGCGACGAGCAGTCCGACTTCACCTGCAACACCCAGCAGCCCGGGTGCGAGAACGTCTGCTACGACGAGGCCTTCCCCATCTCCCACATCCGCTTCTGGGTGCTGCAGATCATCTTCGTCTCCACGCCCACCCTCATCTACCTGGGCCACGTGCTGCACATCGTCCGCATGGAGGAGAAGCgcaaggagaaggaggaggagctgcgcAAGATCCGGCTGCAGGAGGAAAAGGAGCTCCTCTTTAAgaacgggggagggggcggggcgaaTGCTGGTGGAGGCGGGAGAGGGGGCGGCGGCAAAAAGGAGAAGCCGCCGATCAGAGACGAGCACGGGAAGATCCGCATCAGGGGTGCCCTGCTGCGCACCTACGTGTTCAACATCATTTTTAAGACACTGTTCGAGGTGGGGTTCATCCTGGGCCAGTACTTCCTCTACGGCTTCCAGCTGCGGCCGCTGTACAAGTGCGCCCGCTGGCCCTGCCCCAACACGGTGGACTGCTTCATCTCCAGGCCCACGGAGAAAACAATCTTCATCATATTTATGCTTGTGGTGGCTTGCGTGTCCCTTTTGCTGAATTTGTTAGAGATCTATCACCTGGGATGGAAGAAGGTCAAGCAGGGCATGACCAATGAGGCTTCACCCGAGCATGAGTCGCTGCCCTGTGCTGACCCGGAGTCTGAGCCCAACCCCGCTACCCCAATCCCTGCCCCGAGAACTGTTGCCCCCGTCCTCTGCTACCCGCCGAACTACACAGAGGTGACTgcggcagggggcggggcgtaCCCATTACCAGCGGGGCCCGCGGCCGAGTTCAAAATGGAGGACCCGCGGGAGCTGATCTCCTCCTTCTAcaccagcaacaacaacaaccaccagcagcagcagcaccagcggCGGGCCTTGGAGCAGAACTGGGCCAACCAGGCCACCGAGCGGCTGCAGACTCTGGAGAGGAAGCCCGAGTCCCCCTGCCCCTCCAAAAGCCCTTCCTCCCCCTCGTCCCCCTCCCCGACTTCCTCTCCTATCTCTGATGGCAGTATCCATGGCGACCAGCCACAGGAGCAGCCGCCGCCCCTGGACGACGGCGAGCAGTTACCGCCAGACAAGGGTCGCGTCACCACCATGGTGGAGATGCATGAGGCGCCCCTGGTTGCCATGGATACCCGGCGGCTGAGTCGGGCCAGCAAGACCAGCAGCGTCAGGGTCAGACCTAATGACCTGGCTGTctagccccccctccccaccccacctacccccccccaccccaccccaccgcccaccCGCCATCTCCCTGTTTATATATGTTcgtacatataaaaatatattaacaaaTTGAGGAATGAAATACCAGCAGTGGTGTGAGACAGGGCACAGGACCTGGGATACTCTTGGTATAGATCTGTAAACAGCGAGACCTGACCCGCAGTGCAATCGGTGAGTTGTAGCGTACCCTGGACAGGTTTGTTACTCTTTAAATGCGAGTGTATTTCCTGTAGGCATTGCtgtggttggggggtggagaggggaggggtctgAGAGGGATGCAGACCATACAGATAAAATGCTAGATGGATTGACATGgtggctgcagcagctgcattcATTCCAgctaattttgtgtgtgtgtgtgtgtgtgtgtgtgtgtgtgtgttcttggcATGCAAGGAAATTCTAGAGATGTAcgtgttactcatttatttatttatttttgtttagtttttcttttgtgtaatTGATACTAGAACTCTAGgttttttccagtttcagttTCTTTGGCCCATCTGAGTAGGTCCTGTCTGTTAATGTTCAGTTGATGTTTTTGGAAATGGGGGCGATAGCAGTGCAAAGAGCTAgatgagcaggaggaagaggttGTGATGTCCCGATGACTCTCCTGTAGTGCAGGCTGTTTTTAGACCAAGCAGAGTAGTTGCTTAGTGTTGAGGTGGTATGAGGCTCTGCATAGGTGCTGTTGCTGATGTTTTCtatcagttcatttatttttttatgggaaAGAACTCATGCTGCCTTGGCAGTTTCATCAGGGGTTAATTGTCTTGAAAAATAGGGTGTCATCGTATGTGATCTGTAAGAATAGCTTGTAAATAGttgtataaatatacacagaatataaatatattattttaattaaatgaccCCAAATGATGGTGTTTGCAGTGCCCTTGAGAATACATGTTCTACTTGTAACATAATACTGCAGCATTGAAAGACTAGAGACTAGTGTAGGCACCACTGGCTTTAGACTAGCCAGTACTGTTTCATATAAGGAAATACCTTTTTTGTCTGTTATTGAAATAATTAggaatgttaattttatttgtttatttattcctgCCAATGAATACAAATCATTTAGCATTATATGCAGTTATCTACACTGCATCTtaatttgaatcttttttttcacattctgaAAATAGATTAGATACCAACGTATGGAAAGGCcccttcaatgttttttttccccaaatgtaGTTGAAATCTGTCAATGTAAAACTACAACTCACTGATTCACCAACAGGTCTGCAAGTTCATTCTCTGTCTTGGTTTTACCCACTGTCAATCAGTTACCAGACCCTTTTAACCAGAAGCATCAGCCAATTACTATGCAATTCATAGAATCTTCACCCAATCACTGGTCTCTTCATAGAACTAG is a window from the Anguilla anguilla isolate fAngAng1 chromosome 3, fAngAng1.pri, whole genome shotgun sequence genome containing:
- the LOC118223980 gene encoding gap junction alpha-3 protein-like — translated: MGDWSFLGRLLENAQEHSTVIGKVWLTVLFIFRILILGAAAEDVWGDEQSDFTCNTQQPGCENVCYDEAFPISHIRFWVLQIIFVSTPTLIYLGHVLHIVRMEEKRKEKEEELRKIRLQEEKELLFKNGGGGGANAGGGGRGGGGKKEKPPIRDEHGKIRIRGALLRTYVFNIIFKTLFEVGFILGQYFLYGFQLRPLYKCARWPCPNTVDCFISRPTEKTIFIIFMLVVACVSLLLNLLEIYHLGWKKVKQGMTNEASPEHESLPCADPESEPNPATPIPAPRTVAPVLCYPPNYTEVTAAGGGAYPLPAGPAAEFKMEDPRELISSFYTSNNNNHQQQQHQRRALEQNWANQATERLQTLERKPESPCPSKSPSSPSSPSPTSSPISDGSIHGDQPQEQPPPLDDGEQLPPDKGRVTTMVEMHEAPLVAMDTRRLSRASKTSSVRVRPNDLAV